DNA from Fusobacterium perfoetens:
AAAACAATATCAAAAATTCTTTGAAATGGAAGGAATTGAACTTGAAATAACAGAGGGAGCTTTAAGAGAAGTTGCTAAAAGAGCAATGGCAAGAAGAATAGGAGCAAGAGGTTTAAGAGCAATTCTTGAAAATACAATGCTTGAACTTATGTATGAAGTTCCTTCACAAGAAAATGTAGAGAAAGTAATTGTTGATATAGATGGACTTGATGATTACAAGAAAGTTCAGATAATCAAAAAGGAGGGATAATAGCTTATGGAAAATAGATTACCGTTTCTGCCTACAAGAGATTTAGTTATCTTCCCTGGAGTAGTAACACCTGTATATGTTGGAAGAGAAAAGAGCATGAAGACTCTTGAAAAAATAGGAAACAGCGAAAACAGCAAAATGCTTTTTGGAATGCAGAAAGATACAATGAAAGAAGAGCCTAAACTTCCTGAAGATGTATATACAACAGGAGTTATTGTTAATGTTCTTCAAACTGTAAAAATGCCTAACAAGACAGTAAAAATTCTTGTTGAAGCAGAAAATAGAGTTCTTTTGGAAAATCCAAAAGAAGAGGAAGATGGATCATATACATCAGGATATATAATGCTTGAGTGTAAAAATTCAGAATCTAAAGAAACTCTTGCAGTATATAGAAAAGTCATAGAATATTATGAAAAATATACTAAGTTTTTAGGGAAAACACTTCCTGAAGTCCTTGTGACTTTAAAATCAACAAAAGATTTGAACAGTGGTTTTGATTTAATCGCCAATAATTTATTTATAGATTCAAAAGATAAGCAAAAAATACTTGAAGTTCTTGATATTGAACAGAGAGGATATATGATTCTTGACTTTCTTTCAAGAGAAATTGAAATAAATGAAATTGAAAAGAAAGTGGAAGATAAAGTAAGAAATAAAATGAATGATGCTCAGAAAGCATATTATTTAAAAGAAAAAATAAATGCTATGAAAGAGGAAATACAGGATTATACTCCTGAAGACGATAATTCTGATTTAGCAGATAAGATAGAAAAAGCTAAGCTTCCTGCAGAGGTTAAGAAAAAAGTAGACGAAGAATTAAAGAAAATGAGTAAAATGCCTGCTTTTTCAGCTGAAGCATCAGTATCAAGAAATTATATAGAAACACTTCTTGAACTTCCATGGAGAAAAACAACAAAAGATGACTTGGATATAGAAAGAGCATCATCTGTCCTTGACAGAGATCACTATGGACTTAAGGAAGTAAAAGAAAGAATACTTGATTATCTAGCAGTAAAAAAACTTAATCCAAAAATGAAAGGAACAATAATTTGTCTTGTAGGACCTCCTGGAGTAGGTAAAACATCTCTTGCTAAATCTGTAGCAGATTCAATGGGCAGAAAATTTGTAAGAGTTTCACTTGGAGGAGTAAGAGATGAAGCTGAAATAAGAGGACATAGAAGAACATATATAGGATCTATGCCTGGAAGAATAATGAAAGCAATGAAGCTTGCAGGAGTAAAAAATCCTCTTATTCTTCTTGATGAATTAGATAAAATGTCAAGTGATTTTAAAGGAGATCCAGCATCAGCAATGCTAGAGGTTCTTGATCCAGAGCAAAATATTCATTTTGAAGATCATTACATAGATGTTCCTTATGATTTATCTCAGGTATTTTTCCTTGCAACAGCAAATGATTTAAGAAATATTCCTGAACCTCTTATAGACAGAATGGAGATTATATCTCTTTCTTCATATACTGAGTATGAAAAACTTCATATTGCAAAACAATATCTTGTAAAACAGCTTCAAGAAGAAAATGGATTAAAAGATATAAAAATAACTATATCAGACAATGTAATTTTAAAAATTATAAATGAATACACAAGAGAGGCTGGAGTAAGAAGCCTTAAGAGAGAAATAAACAATCTTTTCAGAAAACTTGCAAGAAAAGTTGTGAAAGAAAAACTTGATAAAGTTACAGTTAATGTAAATAATCTTGAAAAGTATCTTGGAAAAGCTAAATTTAGACCAGAAAAGATGAAAGAAAGAAGTTATAAAGTAGGGATAGTAAATGGACTTGCATGGACAGCAGTTGGAGGAGTGACTCTTGAAGTTCAGGGAGTTTTAATTCCTGGAAAAGGAACTCTTAATCTTACAGGAACTTTAGGAAATGTAATGAAAGAGTCAGCAGAAGTTTCATTTACTTATGTAAAATCAAACTTTGCTAAATATAATATAAATGAAAAAGAATTCCTTGAAAATAAAAATATTCACCTTCACTTCCCAGAAGGAGCAACACCTAAAGACGGACCTTCAGCAGGAATAACTATAACTACTGCAATTCTTTCAGTTCTTACTGGAAGAGAGATAAGACAAGATATAGCAATGACAGGTGAGATTACAATAACAGGAGAAGTTCTTCCAATAGGAGGAGTGAAAGAAAAAGTTATAGGTGCTCATAGAGCAGGAATAAGAGAAGTAATTCTTCCTGAAGACAACAGACCTGATATTGTGGATATTCCTCATGAAGTAGCAAAAGATATGAAAATAGATTTTGTAAAAAATTATGATGAAGTTGAAAAATTAGTTTTCAAAAAATAAAATAGGAGAGAGCTATGATAATAAAACAAGCAGAATTTGTTAAATCTGCTGTATATGAAAAAGATTATCCTGAAGAACTTTCCAACATAGAATTTGCTTTTGTAGGAAGGTCAAATGTAGGAAAATCTTCTCTTATAAACAGCATAACAAGAAGAGGAAAACTTGCTAGAATAAGTAAGACTCCAGGAAGAACTCAGCTTATAAATTATTTTATAATAAATAATGAATTTTTCCTTGTAGATTTACCAGGATATGGATTTGCTAAAGTTCCTAAAGCTATGAAAGCTGAATGGGGACAAACGATGGAAAGATATCTTGCAAGCAAAAGAAAAAAACTTGTTTTTGTTCTTCTTGATATAAGAAGAGTTCCCACAGCAGAAGATATGGATATGCTTCACTGGCTTGATCACTTTGATATTCCATTTAAAATTATTTTTACTAAAATGGATAAAGTGTCAAATAATGAGAAGTTTAAATGTTTAAAAGCAATAAGAACTAAGCTTGAATTTCATAATGAAGATGTATTTTTCCATTCTTCATTAAAAGATACAGGCAGAGATGAAATATTAGATTATATTGAAGAAGTTTTAAATGAAGAAAAAATAAAACAGGAGGGAAATTAATGAAAGAACTGGAAAAAATCTATTCTCCTAGTGAAATTGAAAAAAAATGGTATAAGCACTGGGAAGAATCTAAGTATTTTGCTGCTACTTTAGATGATGGTAAGGAGAACTATTCAATAGTCATCCCTCCTCCAAATGTAACAGGAATACTTCATATGGGGCATGTTTTAAATAACTCTATTCAAGATACTCTTGTAAGATACAACAGAATGACAGGAAAAAATACTTTATGGCTTCCAGGATGTGACCATGCTGGTATTGCAACTCAAAATAAAGTAGAAAGAAAACTTGCTGAAGAAGGACTTACAAAAGAAGATTTAGGAAGAGAAGAATTCTTAAAAAGAACTTGGGAATGGAAAGAGGAGCACGGAGGAATAATAACTAATCAGCTTAGAAAACTTGGAGCTTCACTTGACTGGGACAGAGAAAGATTTACAATGGACGAAGGACTTTCAGAAGCTGTAAGACATATATTTGTTGATTTATATAATGATGGACTTATTTATCAGGGAGAATATATGGTAAACTGGTGTCCAAGATGTGGAACAGCTCTTGCAGATGATGAAGTTGACCATGTGGAAAAACCTGGAAATTTCTGGCATATTAAATATCCTGTAAAAGATACAGACAAGTTCCTTATAATTGCAACTACAAGACCAGAAACAATGCTTGCCGATGTTGCTATTGCAGTAAATCCTAATGATGAAAGATACAAAGAATTTGTAGGTAAGAAAGCAATACTTCCATTAGTAGGAAGAGAAATAGAAATTATAGCTGATGAATATGTTGATATGGAATTTGGAACAGGAGCTTTAAAAATTACTCCTGCTCATGATCCTAATGACTTTAACATTGGAAATAAATATAATCTTCCAATTATAAATATGATGACAGCTGATGGAAAAATCGTAGAAGATTATCCAAAATATGCAGGGCTTGATAGATTTGAAGCAAGAGAAAAAATCGTTGAAGATTTAAAGGCCGAAGGATATCTTGTAAAAATAGAGCCACATAATCATAATGTAGGAACATGTTATAGATGTGGAACTATAATTGAACCAAGAGTTTCTAAACAATGGTTTGTAAAAATGGAACCTCTTGCAAAAAGAGCTCTTGAAGTAGTAAGAAACGGCGAAATTAAAATAATGCCTAAGAGAATGGAAAAAATATATTATAACTGGCTTGAAAATATAAGAGACTGGTGTATTTCAAGACAACTTTGGTGGGGACACAGAATACCTGCATGGTATGGACCTGACCAAAAAATGTTTGTTGCAATCAGTGAAGAAGAAGCAATGAAACAGGCAGAAGTTCATTATGGAAAAAAAGTTGAACTTGTTCAAGAAGAAGATGTTCTTGATACATGGTTCTCATCAGCACTTTGGCCTTTCTCAACTCTTGGATGGCCTGAAAAAACAAAATCTCTTGAAACTTTCTATCCTACTTCAACACTTGTAACAGGTGCTGATATTATATTCTTCTGGGTAGCAAGAATGATTATGTTTGGACTTTATGAAATGGATGAAATTCCATTTAAAAATGTATTTTTCCACGGAATAGTAAGAGATGAAATAGGAAGAAAAATGTCTAAATCTTTAGGAAACTCTCCTAATCCTTTAGATCTTATTGAAAAGTATGGAGCAGATGCTATAAGATTTGCGATGATATATAATACTTCTCAAGGACAAGATGTTCATTTCTCTGAAAAACTTATTGAAATGGGAAGAAACTTTGCAAATAAAATGTGGAATGGTTCAAGATTTGTTATTATGAACCTAGAAGGATTTGATCCAACAAAAGTTGATAAGTCAAGACTTAAATATGAGCTTGTTGATAAATGGATATTCTCAAGACTTAACGAAACAGCAGCAGAAGTAGCAGATAAACTTGATAAATTCCTTCTTGATGAAGCAGCAAAAGCTGTATATGAATTTTTAAGAGGAGATTTCTGTGACTGGTATGTTGAAATGGCAAAAATAAGACTTTACAACTCTGAAGATGCTGATTCAAAACTTACAGCACAATATGTGTTATGGACAGTTCTTGAAGCAGGAATGAGACTTCTTCATCCATTTATGCCTTATATAACAGAAGAAATCTGGCAGACAATAAAAGCAGAAGGGGATACAGTAATGCTTGCACAATATCCTGTTGCTGATGAAAGATTAATAGATAAAGATGCAGAAAAATCTTTTGAATATATTAAAGAACTTATTTCTTCATTAAGAAACATAAGAGCAGAAGCTGGAATTTCACCTGCAAAACCAGCAAAAGTTGTAATCAAATCTTCTGATGACAGTGAACTTGAGACAATAAAAGAAAACTATTTCTTTATAACAAGACTTGGAAATCTTGAATCTATTGAATATGGAAAAGATATGGAAAAACCTGCTCAAAGTGGATTCAGAGTTACAGGAAATTCAGAAGTATATATGATACTTACAGGTCTTCTTGATGTAGAAGCAGAAGTTAAAAAATTACAAGCTCAGCTTACTAA
Protein-coding regions in this window:
- the yihA gene encoding ribosome biogenesis GTP-binding protein YihA/YsxC, with amino-acid sequence MIIKQAEFVKSAVYEKDYPEELSNIEFAFVGRSNVGKSSLINSITRRGKLARISKTPGRTQLINYFIINNEFFLVDLPGYGFAKVPKAMKAEWGQTMERYLASKRKKLVFVLLDIRRVPTAEDMDMLHWLDHFDIPFKIIFTKMDKVSNNEKFKCLKAIRTKLEFHNEDVFFHSSLKDTGRDEILDYIEEVLNEEKIKQEGN
- the lon gene encoding endopeptidase La; this encodes MENRLPFLPTRDLVIFPGVVTPVYVGREKSMKTLEKIGNSENSKMLFGMQKDTMKEEPKLPEDVYTTGVIVNVLQTVKMPNKTVKILVEAENRVLLENPKEEEDGSYTSGYIMLECKNSESKETLAVYRKVIEYYEKYTKFLGKTLPEVLVTLKSTKDLNSGFDLIANNLFIDSKDKQKILEVLDIEQRGYMILDFLSREIEINEIEKKVEDKVRNKMNDAQKAYYLKEKINAMKEEIQDYTPEDDNSDLADKIEKAKLPAEVKKKVDEELKKMSKMPAFSAEASVSRNYIETLLELPWRKTTKDDLDIERASSVLDRDHYGLKEVKERILDYLAVKKLNPKMKGTIICLVGPPGVGKTSLAKSVADSMGRKFVRVSLGGVRDEAEIRGHRRTYIGSMPGRIMKAMKLAGVKNPLILLDELDKMSSDFKGDPASAMLEVLDPEQNIHFEDHYIDVPYDLSQVFFLATANDLRNIPEPLIDRMEIISLSSYTEYEKLHIAKQYLVKQLQEENGLKDIKITISDNVILKIINEYTREAGVRSLKREINNLFRKLARKVVKEKLDKVTVNVNNLEKYLGKAKFRPEKMKERSYKVGIVNGLAWTAVGGVTLEVQGVLIPGKGTLNLTGTLGNVMKESAEVSFTYVKSNFAKYNINEKEFLENKNIHLHFPEGATPKDGPSAGITITTAILSVLTGREIRQDIAMTGEITITGEVLPIGGVKEKVIGAHRAGIREVILPEDNRPDIVDIPHEVAKDMKIDFVKNYDEVEKLVFKK
- a CDS encoding valine--tRNA ligase produces the protein MKELEKIYSPSEIEKKWYKHWEESKYFAATLDDGKENYSIVIPPPNVTGILHMGHVLNNSIQDTLVRYNRMTGKNTLWLPGCDHAGIATQNKVERKLAEEGLTKEDLGREEFLKRTWEWKEEHGGIITNQLRKLGASLDWDRERFTMDEGLSEAVRHIFVDLYNDGLIYQGEYMVNWCPRCGTALADDEVDHVEKPGNFWHIKYPVKDTDKFLIIATTRPETMLADVAIAVNPNDERYKEFVGKKAILPLVGREIEIIADEYVDMEFGTGALKITPAHDPNDFNIGNKYNLPIINMMTADGKIVEDYPKYAGLDRFEAREKIVEDLKAEGYLVKIEPHNHNVGTCYRCGTIIEPRVSKQWFVKMEPLAKRALEVVRNGEIKIMPKRMEKIYYNWLENIRDWCISRQLWWGHRIPAWYGPDQKMFVAISEEEAMKQAEVHYGKKVELVQEEDVLDTWFSSALWPFSTLGWPEKTKSLETFYPTSTLVTGADIIFFWVARMIMFGLYEMDEIPFKNVFFHGIVRDEIGRKMSKSLGNSPNPLDLIEKYGADAIRFAMIYNTSQGQDVHFSEKLIEMGRNFANKMWNGSRFVIMNLEGFDPTKVDKSRLKYELVDKWIFSRLNETAAEVADKLDKFLLDEAAKAVYEFLRGDFCDWYVEMAKIRLYNSEDADSKLTAQYVLWTVLEAGMRLLHPFMPYITEEIWQTIKAEGDTVMLAQYPVADERLIDKDAEKSFEYIKELISSLRNIRAEAGISPAKPAKVVIKSSDDSELETIKENYFFITRLGNLESIEYGKDMEKPAQSGFRVTGNSEVYMILTGLLDVEAEVKKLQAQLTKVAAELEKMNAKLSNEKFTSKAPAHILERDRRIQKEYQDKFDKLSENIKELQNQ